Proteins encoded by one window of Clostridium bornimense:
- the tnpC gene encoding IS66 family transposase, translating to MNHEIISNELDERSQVLIEKVEEMEKEIDSKNKEIENLKNELEFLKGIISNKNKKIFGASSEKVDANQLCFFNEAEKHSDSKVEEPTVEEITYKRAKKSNNIGKKDNLANLERKIIEHKLEGDDLICDKCGSELVEIGVKSRKEILIYIPGKLIVEEHVLYSYACKTCEKENEDSKIVSPEMPKTIFYNSMASNELIAHTIALKYLHAMPLYRQQSYFDMMGATLSRQTLCNWTMSAAKALEPIYNYMKKELLNRNYIHADETTLKVINDNGKSSKSKKYMWLYMSETNAKPIILYDYQNTRSSSCPKAFLGEYSGYLQTDGYSGYNSVSEATRLYCLAHIRRKFYEIVENLDKEALKKSRGVIGFNYCEQIYKLEKELRETYSSNEDYYDIRFNIRKEKLEPILDNFIEYVETEIKNALPRSPLGKALDYAKKHLPGLKNVLLDGSLEIDNNAAERAIKPFVIGRKNFLFANTAKGATSSAKLYSIIETAKANKVVVEKYLVYLFNNLLNIDSNNSEALENLMPWSSSIPDNLKIKIKK from the coding sequence ATGAATCACGAAATTATTAGCAATGAACTTGATGAAAGAAGCCAAGTATTAATTGAAAAAGTCGAAGAAATGGAAAAAGAAATAGATTCTAAAAATAAAGAAATAGAAAATCTCAAAAATGAATTAGAGTTTTTAAAAGGAATTATTTCAAATAAAAATAAAAAAATATTTGGAGCATCTAGTGAGAAAGTAGATGCTAATCAATTATGCTTTTTTAATGAAGCAGAAAAACATAGTGATTCAAAAGTAGAAGAACCTACGGTAGAAGAAATTACATATAAGAGAGCTAAGAAAAGCAATAATATTGGTAAGAAAGATAACCTTGCTAATTTAGAGAGAAAAATCATAGAACATAAATTAGAAGGCGATGATTTAATCTGTGATAAATGTGGCAGTGAACTAGTTGAAATTGGAGTTAAATCTAGAAAAGAAATTTTAATATATATTCCTGGTAAATTAATAGTAGAAGAACACGTATTGTACAGCTATGCTTGTAAAACATGCGAGAAGGAAAATGAAGATAGTAAGATTGTTTCACCAGAAATGCCTAAAACTATTTTCTATAATAGCATGGCTTCTAATGAATTAATTGCTCATACTATTGCACTTAAATATCTTCATGCTATGCCATTATATAGGCAACAGTCTTATTTTGACATGATGGGGGCTACTCTTAGTCGTCAGACTTTATGTAACTGGACCATGTCAGCTGCTAAAGCATTAGAGCCGATATATAATTACATGAAAAAAGAACTTCTTAATAGAAATTACATTCATGCTGATGAAACTACATTGAAGGTAATCAATGATAATGGTAAGAGTTCTAAGTCTAAGAAATATATGTGGCTATATATGAGTGAAACTAATGCTAAACCGATAATCCTTTATGATTATCAAAATACTAGATCTAGCTCGTGTCCTAAAGCTTTTCTTGGAGAATATAGTGGATATCTACAAACTGATGGATATTCCGGATACAACTCCGTTAGCGAAGCTACTCGGCTATATTGCTTAGCTCACATAAGAAGAAAATTCTATGAAATAGTAGAAAATCTTGATAAAGAAGCCCTAAAAAAATCTCGTGGTGTAATAGGGTTTAATTATTGTGAGCAAATTTATAAACTTGAAAAAGAGCTTAGAGAAACATATTCTTCTAATGAAGATTATTATGATATTAGGTTTAATATAAGAAAAGAAAAATTAGAACCTATTCTAGATAACTTTATTGAATATGTTGAAACTGAAATAAAAAATGCACTTCCAAGAAGTCCGTTAGGTAAAGCGTTAGACTATGCTAAAAAACATTTACCTGGACTGAAAAATGTATTATTAGATGGATCACTAGAAATTGATAATAATGCTGCTGAAAGAGCTATCAAACCTTTTGTTATTGGAAGAAAAAACTTCTTATTTGCTAATACTGCTAAAGGTGCAACATCTAGTGCTAAGTTATACAGCATTATAGAAACAGCTAAAGCTAATAAAGTTGTTGTAGAAAAATATTTGGTTTATCTTTTTAACAATTTACTAAATATTGATTCTAATAATAGCGAAGCTTTAGAAAATCTAATGCCTTGGTCAAGTAGTATTCCTGATAATTTAAAAATTAAAATAAAGAAATAA
- the tnpA gene encoding IS66 family insertion sequence element accessory protein TnpA has protein sequence MYKKLSNDEWREYINRYYASDENLTVKDYCEENNINKSQFYYHKRKIEEKATPVFHPIKINTEANIVRKDIGASSEVKISIGNISVAIPTSETALINSLIKELLLKC, from the coding sequence ATGTATAAAAAGTTAAGTAATGATGAATGGAGAGAATATATAAATCGTTATTATGCTAGTGATGAAAATTTAACTGTAAAAGATTATTGTGAAGAAAATAATATTAATAAAAGTCAATTTTACTATCATAAAAGAAAAATTGAAGAAAAGGCTACGCCAGTATTTCATCCTATAAAAATTAATACGGAAGCAAATATCGTTAGAAAAGATATTGGAGCTTCATCTGAGGTGAAGATTTCAATTGGTAATATTAGCGTAGCTATTCCGACATCGGAGACTGCTTTGATAAATTCTTTAATTAAGGAGCTATTATTAAAGTGTTAA
- a CDS encoding HAD family hydrolase, with the protein MKNIKLIITDLDFTLLHTDKSISEYSKNIFRKCSEYGIKTAIATARYKIGAEKYINILKPDFEITTDGAMVYHDGELIYGCGFSLDTTNHIIGEIRNISTTLKITVATDIGVFWNSHNISESPKLYKAIYNDYSKPINNCAYKIVAELPDKKTALNIANKFPDCKLICYRGENLYGFINKNAGKVQAIKSLANYLNIDLSNIIAFGDDFNDVEMLKQCGYGIAVSNAIEEVLNIADYITDNNDEDGVAKFIEKNIFLI; encoded by the coding sequence ATGAAAAATATAAAATTAATAATTACAGATTTAGATTTCACTTTACTTCATACTGATAAAAGCATCTCTGAATATTCTAAAAATATATTTAGAAAATGTTCTGAATATGGAATAAAAACAGCAATTGCAACAGCAAGATATAAGATAGGTGCAGAAAAGTATATTAATATTCTGAAACCAGATTTTGAAATAACCACTGATGGAGCGATGGTATATCACGACGGTGAGCTAATCTATGGTTGCGGATTTAGCTTAGATACAACTAATCATATAATTGGTGAAATAAGAAATATTAGTACAACACTTAAAATAACAGTAGCAACAGATATCGGTGTCTTCTGGAATAGCCATAACATCTCAGAATCTCCAAAATTGTATAAAGCAATTTATAATGATTATTCAAAGCCAATAAATAATTGCGCATATAAAATAGTAGCAGAGTTGCCGGACAAAAAAACTGCTTTAAATATAGCTAATAAATTTCCAGATTGTAAGTTAATTTGTTATCGAGGCGAAAATCTATATGGCTTTATAAATAAAAATGCTGGTAAAGTTCAAGCCATAAAATCATTAGCAAATTACTTAAATATTGATTTATCAAATATTATTGCCTTCGGTGATGACTTTAATGATGTAGAAATGCTTAAACAATGCGGTTATGGTATTGCTGTATCAAATGCTATTGAAGAAGTATTAAATATAGCTGATTATATTACTGATAATAATGATGAAGATGGAGTTGCAAAATTCATTGAAAAAAATATTTTTCTTATATAA
- a CDS encoding DUF2089 domain-containing protein has protein sequence MYKILSRCPVCSHKLKAIKLKCTNCNTIIDNEFKLSKFDYLNNEQLYFIETFIKCRGSIKEVEKELGISYPTVRAKLDEVIESLGYSTKETKVKEDSKDVLVALENGDISVDEAISKLKD, from the coding sequence ATGTATAAAATATTAAGTCGTTGTCCAGTATGCTCTCATAAACTAAAAGCTATAAAATTAAAATGTACTAATTGTAATACTATTATCGATAATGAATTTAAATTATCTAAATTTGATTATTTAAATAATGAACAATTATATTTTATAGAAACCTTTATAAAATGTAGAGGAAGTATAAAGGAAGTTGAAAAAGAGCTGGGCATCTCATATCCAACAGTTAGAGCCAAGTTAGATGAAGTTATTGAAAGTTTAGGCTATTCAACAAAAGAAACTAAAGTTAAAGAAGATAGCAAGGACGTTTTAGTTGCTCTAGAAAATGGAGATATCTCCGTTGATGAAGCTATTAGTAAATTGAAAGATTAA
- a CDS encoding zinc-ribbon domain-containing protein: MTDKTLKCRDCGSEFVFSVGEQEFYKEKGFTNEPTRCVSCRRAKKEQNRR; the protein is encoded by the coding sequence ATGACAGATAAAACATTAAAATGCAGAGATTGTGGAAGTGAATTCGTATTTTCAGTAGGAGAACAAGAATTCTATAAAGAAAAAGGATTCACAAACGAGCCAACAAGATGTGTATCTTGTAGAAGAGCTAAAAAAGAACAAAATAGAAGATAA
- a CDS encoding PepSY domain-containing protein, with amino-acid sequence MKKLALVTIIISISMSLVGCNNSTTLNNGNEANKQVTIEQAKEIVLNHANLTSDQVSFIRAESDSDDGVNKYDIEFYHENKEYDYEVNASNGEIIKYDYDEKNNQQDNINNTTSISVDQAKEIALKHANLSSNQVTFKKAELDFDDGIEKYEIEFYYNNKEYNYDINSNTGDILKYEEDSIS; translated from the coding sequence ATGAAGAAATTAGCATTAGTAACAATTATAATTAGTATAAGTATGAGCTTAGTAGGATGTAATAATTCAACAACATTAAATAATGGCAATGAGGCTAATAAACAAGTAACAATTGAGCAAGCGAAGGAAATAGTATTAAATCATGCAAATTTAACAAGTGATCAAGTTTCATTTATTAGAGCAGAAAGTGACTCGGATGATGGAGTAAACAAATATGATATAGAATTCTATCATGAAAATAAGGAATATGATTATGAAGTAAATGCATCTAATGGAGAAATAATAAAATATGATTATGATGAAAAAAACAATCAACAAGATAATATAAATAATACAACTAGTATTTCAGTAGATCAAGCAAAAGAAATAGCATTAAAACATGCAAATCTATCTAGTAATCAGGTTACATTTAAAAAAGCAGAATTAGATTTTGATGATGGAATTGAAAAATATGAAATAGAATTTTACTATAATAATAAGGAGTATAACTATGACATAAATTCTAATACTGGGGATATACTAAAATATGAGGAAGATAGCATTTCATAA
- the tnpB gene encoding IS66 family insertion sequence element accessory protein TnpB (TnpB, as the term is used for proteins encoded by IS66 family insertion elements, is considered an accessory protein, since TnpC, encoded by a neighboring gene, is a DDE family transposase.) has product MLNIDKVETVYIACGPTDLRKSIDGLVMIVKNQLQLNPFDKALFVFCNKQMDKLKILHFDEGFWLYYHRLEGNRFKWPATQEEAVSVNIEELRWLLKGYEVRIKSKFKPVKEGNYY; this is encoded by the coding sequence GTGTTAAATATAGATAAGGTTGAAACAGTATATATAGCCTGCGGCCCAACAGACTTAAGAAAAAGTATAGATGGATTAGTAATGATAGTAAAAAATCAACTGCAGCTCAATCCTTTTGATAAAGCATTATTTGTTTTTTGTAATAAACAGATGGATAAGTTAAAGATACTCCATTTTGATGAAGGATTTTGGTTATATTATCATCGTTTAGAAGGAAATCGCTTTAAATGGCCTGCTACGCAGGAGGAAGCAGTAAGTGTAAATATAGAAGAATTACGTTGGCTTTTGAAAGGATATGAAGTGAGAATAAAGTCTAAATTTAAACCAGTAAAAGAAGGTAATTATTATTAA
- a CDS encoding 3-phosphoshikimate 1-carboxyvinyltransferase: protein MHSTGISSNEIEMDTTVSSQFVSALLMAGVMIPEGLKLKMSGSRTEGAYIKLTLSMMKQFGIDVFRKENQFYIPFNSSYQIPVYQVEPDVSGACYFYAMSVLLGITVVVKDVHFTSIQGDIKFLDVLKQLGCSIEDTDNGISVRGTKDGTYPGIVVDMNDFSDQTMTLAAIAPFATSETIIKNIAHIRFQETDRICAIVKELTRLGIKCEECEEYKGISIQPGTIIPAAVETYDDHRIAMAFTLIGLRVGGIVINNYKCCAKTFENYFDIIDDLTK, encoded by the coding sequence ATCCATTCAACAGGAATAAGTTCCAATGAAATAGAGATGGATACAACTGTAAGTAGTCAATTTGTCAGTGCACTACTAATGGCTGGTGTAATGATACCTGAAGGGCTTAAGTTAAAAATGTCTGGTAGCAGGACTGAAGGGGCTTATATTAAGCTTACTCTTTCTATGATGAAACAGTTCGGAATTGATGTTTTTCGTAAAGAAAATCAATTCTATATACCATTTAATTCATCTTATCAAATACCAGTGTATCAAGTTGAACCTGACGTATCAGGAGCTTGTTATTTTTATGCAATGTCCGTATTATTAGGAATAACAGTAGTAGTTAAGGATGTACATTTCACTTCAATACAAGGCGATATTAAATTTTTAGACGTGCTAAAACAACTTGGATGCTCAATAGAAGATACAGACAATGGAATATCTGTAAGAGGAACCAAAGATGGAACATACCCTGGTATAGTTGTTGATATGAATGATTTTTCTGATCAAACAATGACATTAGCCGCAATTGCGCCATTTGCAACTTCAGAGACAATAATAAAAAATATTGCACATATTCGGTTTCAAGAGACAGATAGAATATGTGCAATTGTTAAAGAATTGACTCGACTTGGAATTAAGTGTGAGGAATGTGAGGAATATAAAGGTATCAGTATACAACCAGGAACAATAATCCCTGCTGCTGTAGAGACATATGATGACCATAGAATTGCAATGGCATTTACCTTAATTGGTTTGCGTGTTGGAGGCATAGTAATTAATAATTATAAATGTTGCGCAAAAACCTTTGAAAATTATTTTGATATAATTGATGACCTAACTAAATAA
- a CDS encoding SHOCT-like domain-containing protein translates to MNEEISMILKMVEEGKISADKAKELIDALGNKSKNTEAVISKKYEDKFLRVEVLSNEGDKVNVKLPIKVIKEVIKVTGKLPISTSIEGMNGIDIDDLMNTIVSCLDNEVMGEIVDICSSEGDIVKIVID, encoded by the coding sequence ATGAACGAAGAAATAAGTATGATATTAAAAATGGTTGAAGAGGGTAAAATCTCTGCTGATAAGGCAAAGGAACTAATTGATGCTTTAGGAAATAAATCTAAAAATACTGAAGCTGTAATCTCTAAAAAATATGAGGATAAATTTTTAAGAGTTGAAGTTTTAAGTAATGAAGGTGATAAAGTAAATGTGAAATTACCAATCAAGGTAATTAAAGAAGTCATAAAAGTTACTGGTAAATTACCAATATCTACATCTATTGAAGGTATGAATGGAATCGATATAGATGACCTAATGAATACTATAGTATCTTGTTTAGATAATGAAGTTATGGGAGAAATAGTAGATATATGCTCCAGCGAAGGAGATATCGTTAAAATAGTTATAGATTAG
- a CDS encoding HAMP domain-containing sensor histidine kinase, with translation MRKKDFCLEIRSFIITFLLFFILCGFVVTVSFLIFFRSTELPPEEVREAAPITFINILIITIVFVLIDTIRRKITVDRPVKQIKKALKQITKGNFDVRLNTQGINSNFAEIMESINIMTTELSGVETLRTDFIANVSHEMKTPLAVIGNYGTLLQSDSLSDEQRAEYARIITNSTKRLAELMTNILKLNRLENQQIYPQSKEYDLSEQLCQCFLQFETIWEDKKIEIDTDIPENITVNADAELLSLVWNNLFSNAFKFTEKGGTVTVSLSTDEKYTTVKVTDTGCGMTKEVGSHIFEKFYQGDTSHAMQGNGLGLALVKRIMDITGGEISVNSSVGIGSTFAVKLRRNTNGTL, from the coding sequence TTTCATTCTCTGTGGCTTTGTAGTAACAGTTTCATTTTTGATATTCTTTAGATCCACTGAATTACCACCAGAAGAAGTCCGTGAAGCAGCACCGATAACCTTTATAAACATACTGATTATTACCATAGTATTTGTATTGATAGACACAATCCGTCGTAAAATTACGGTAGACCGACCTGTAAAGCAAATCAAAAAAGCATTAAAGCAAATAACAAAAGGAAACTTTGATGTAAGACTTAACACGCAAGGCATCAATTCAAATTTTGCAGAAATTATGGAAAGTATCAACATAATGACTACGGAGCTGTCCGGTGTAGAAACCTTGAGAACAGACTTTATCGCTAATGTGTCCCACGAAATGAAAACTCCTCTTGCCGTTATCGGCAATTACGGTACACTTTTGCAAAGTGATAGTTTGAGCGATGAACAAAGAGCAGAGTATGCAAGAATAATAACAAATTCAACAAAACGCCTCGCAGAGCTGATGACAAATATCTTAAAGCTCAATCGCTTAGAAAATCAGCAGATTTATCCACAATCAAAAGAGTATGATTTGAGTGAACAGCTATGCCAGTGTTTTTTACAGTTTGAAACAATTTGGGAAGATAAAAAAATCGAAATTGATACTGATATTCCCGAAAATATAACTGTAAATGCTGATGCAGAGCTACTGTCACTTGTATGGAACAATTTATTTTCTAATGCTTTTAAGTTTACTGAGAAAGGCGGCACCGTCACTGTTTCACTTTCGACTGATGAGAAATATACAACTGTAAAAGTTACAGACACAGGTTGCGGAATGACAAAAGAGGTTGGTTCACATATATTTGAGAAATTCTATCAAGGTGATACATCTCACGCAATGCAAGGTAATGGCTTGGGACTTGCTCTTGTTAAGAGAATTATGGATATTACAGGTGGCGAAATTTCTGTCAACAGTTCTGTGGGGATTGGCAGTACCTTTGCGGTAAAGTTGCGTAGGAATACTAATGGAACGCTATAA